The following proteins are encoded in a genomic region of Brachypodium distachyon strain Bd21 chromosome 1, Brachypodium_distachyon_v3.0, whole genome shotgun sequence:
- the LOC100824238 gene encoding nuclear pore complex protein NUP214 isoform X2 produces the protein MYGRKARSGNQGFMAVRTKALIEASKEARAKGKASTRCARDCCVADVPLPGVSLLALSGDDSVLAACTGTEIHFFSPASLLTDKDVEPSSSCSLGQSDTVKDFKWLNHDSKAYIVLSNSGLLSQGSLREGLKDVMESVDAVDCCKDGNHIVVARENSLRILSSDLKETCCMTLLFQLWPDDTDPEDTDIKVDAIGWVRDDSIVVGCVQLNEEGNEENYVVQVIRSGGDTFFESSSKPVVFTYVDFFQGIMDDILPSRVGPNLLLGYLHRWDLMVVSNKKSINDHISLLKWPSTTDDERNVVYLEMLEDKYSPRIDLQENGDDNVILGFGVENVSLFQKITVLVGPEQKEVAPQHILLCLTGEGKLIIYYLARISDPSDLPQTSPYTIEDSNVNKTNSPATVSGKDLTPSVTSPVAKSLLVEPGAEPSSAQAERGHHEPRDIKSSSSVSKNKDIASSSLSISSDQKSLSAKQVNVAFPSAPASILAPTGNIKPGMPFSFSTANNVGLNSTGSKGSSELVSSSQLNSGSTSVNSQLGKGGFDLTKPLGSFGGSQNTEKDGGNPSFKSSVFTSDGLVPFKAAERNEATSFGSYSPQTSCTTERKVLGSSAGLSSMSSPLISPNKPTPVGSSSTGFATGNLEAVATSRVSPSPQQTIGKPHNSRAHTSADSRSFKLGNTEQDLSKKFYSINDMTEELDTLLAYIEKDGGFIDACITSQQHPLSVLEGDLQNFMELLQVFKNKVEEKYSKTEDLRNKMFQVSARQAYMKGILSQSSDTQYWDIWNRQKLSPEFEVKRQNILKANQNLTNQLVELERHFNNLEMNKFGDTGRVASSRRAVYSNKSRSSQTQLSSVYNALNSQLAAAEQLSECLSKQVSALNISSPSKKRGTVTKELFESIGLAHPSDAPKFSAGTPSKLIQGFPSTKEHTKSMLGPSKIAEPETARRRRESLDRSLASLEPQKTTVKRIAQQQRLKISSDLPFRSNKKMFDSQMAALSQENFSGSSSSSIVESYASRLHSPSEVLDEKTKTSGPQHSSLFKWAKEPAGSSQGSEQKHLELPGQMRSAGQPSKLAPSSPLSFSYKQKDARDSISSSNVASFGTTHAMPKSNSLTFKTTLTPANARPDTLPSMTSSLPVKTLSGESGTGSTLTTKSRYGDQAISSLGSTKGLGISPQNMGGIFRDLNKPSLSSEPSDPAVVHGKPFRLGGVSDTVQSSVKGTPQVAPQPHAFSPMSQSSSFSINLGASSSAAPPTSTMQASLSKNSDVSSPAVSSIFPPQKSIPETSPTVHEGTVSSSRPSIPTPVKESSSDLGKNESKPEVTSEVTGTTVSAIATSTGIPTTENKTSLLQVTSGSLPSNPPSAPKIVPAEPAAVTSTRKDAGPSNLSSDEDDMEEESPSGKADLNLGALSGFGLGSAPSSSPKKSNPFGSSFGTSDNKSSGSPFTLTTIPGQLFRPASLSIPSAQPAQPSQSTSSSTFSTTFSSGLSGFGQPAQVGSGQQSGFGQSAQIGAGQQAGFGQPAQIQSGFGQPAQIQSGFGQPAQIQSGFGQSAQIGAAQQTGFGQPAQIGGGQQSGFGQPAQFGGQQALGSVLGSFGQSRQLGGFGGFAGSSSGAFASVPSSNSGFAGAAAGGAFSAAAPSVGGGFAAAATGGGFASLASKTGGFAAAATSAGGFGGAVQGSGFGGGGFGAFGGNNQGAAGFSAFGASGSSGPGRPPADFLTQMRK, from the exons TTGACTGTTGCAAGGATGGAAACCATATTGTTGTTGCAAGGGAGAATTCACTCAGGATATTATCATCAGATTTGAAAGAAACATGTTGCATGACCCTCTTGTTCCAGTTGTGGCCTGATGATACTGATCCAGAGGACACCGATATCAAAG TGGATGCCATTGGTTGGGTGCGTGATGATAGCATTGTTGTTGGTTGTGTTCAATTGAATGAGGAAGGCAACGAAGAGAATTATGTGGTCCAAGTTATAAGAAGTGGAGGAGATACATTTTTTGAG AGCTCAAGCAAGCCGGTTGTTTTTACCTATGTGGATTTTTTCCAAGGCATCATGGATGACATTTTACCATCTAGAGTTGGACCAAATTTGCTATTGGGCTATCTGCATCGCTG GGATCTCATGGTGGTTTCAAATAAAAAGAGCATCAATGACCACATTTCGCTTTTGAAATGGCCGTCCACAACTGACGATGAAAGAAATGTGGTATACCTCGAAATGCTGGAGGATAAATATAGTCCTAGGATTGATCTGCAAG AGAATGGTGATGACAATGTCATATTGGGATTTGGTGTGGAGAATGTTTCCTTGTTTCAGAAGATCACAGTACTAGTTGGACCTGAACAAAAGGAGGTTGCCCCTCAGCACATTCTACTGTGTTTGACTGGTGAAGGAAAACTAATTATATATTATCTTGCCAG GATTTCTGACCCTTCTGATTTACCCCAAACAAGTCCGTATACCATTGAAGACAGTAATGTGAATAAAACAAATTCACCTGCAACTGTGTCTGGAAAGGATTTGACTCCAAGTGTTACAAGCCCAGTGGCCAAGAGTCTGCTCGTGGAACCTGGGGCTGAGCCATCCAGTGCACAAGCAG AAAGAGGGCATCATGAACCGAGAGATATTAAAAGCAGTTCCTCAGTTTCGAAAAACAAGGACATTGCCAGCAGTTCGTTGTCTATCTCTTCTGATCAGAAGTCCTTGAGTGCTAAGCAAGTGAATGTGGCATTCCCGTCCGCACCTGCCTCTATCTTAGCACCAACAGGCAACATAAAACCTGGGATGCCTTTCAGTTTTTCTACTGCTAATAATGTAGGCCTGAATTCAACAGGAAGCAAGGGATCTAGTGAATTAGTTTCTTCCTCACAACTGAACAGCGGCAGCACTTCTGTAAACAGCCAACTTGGAAAAGGTGGGTTTGATTTAACCAAACCACTGGGATCATTCGGGGGGTCTCAGAATACTGAAAAAGATGGTGGGAACCCTAGTTTTAAATCATCAGTGTTCACCTCTGATGGACTGGTTCCATTTAAGGCTGCAGAAAGAAATGAGGCTACTAGTTTTGGAAGTTACTCGCCTCAAACCAGCTGCACTACTGAGAGGAAAGTTCTTGGTTCCTCGGCTGGTTTAAGTTCTATGTCATCACCGTTGATTTCTCCAAATAAACCTACTCCAGTCGGATCTTCATCTACTGGGTTTGCGACAGGAAATCTCGAAGCAGTTGCTACCTCCCGTGTATCACCTTCGCCACAGCAAACCATTGGCAAACCACATAACAGCAGGGCACATACATCAGCGGATTCAAGAAGTTTCAAGTTAGGCAATACTGAACAAGATCTATCTAAAAAGTTCTACAGT ATAAATGATATGACAGAGGAATTAGACACCCTCCTGGCATACATCGAAAAGGATGGGGGTTTCATAGATGCCTGCATAACCTCGCAGCAGCATCCTCTTTCAGTGCTTGAGGGTGATCTgcaaaatttcatggaattaCTGCAGGTCTTCAAG AACAAAGTAGAGGAAAAATATTCAAAAACTGAAGATCTGCGAAATAAGATGTTCCAAG TTTCTGCTAGGCAAGCTTATATGAAGGGAATTCTCAGTCAATCTTCAGATACTCAATACTGGGATATATGGAATCGTCAGAAATTGAGTCCTGAATTTGAAGTGAAGAGGCAAAACATTCTCAAAGCTAATCAG aatttgaCAAATCAGCTGGTAGAGCTGGAGAGGCACTTTAATAATCTGGAGATGAACAAATTTGGTGACACTGGAAGAGTTGCTTCTAGTCGCAGAGCTGTTTATTCTAACAAGTCGCGTTCTAG TCAGACACAATTATCCAGTGTGTACAATGCACTGAATTCGCAATTAGCAGCAGCCGAGCAACTATCTGAATGCCTTTCGAAGCAGGTATCTGCACTAAATATAAGTTCTCCTTCTAAGAAGCGTGGGACAGTGACCAAAGAGTTGTTTGAATCAATCGGTCTAGCCCATCCGTCAGATGCACCCAAATTTTCAGCTGGTACTCCTTCCAAGTTAATTCAGGGGTTTCCATCAACTAAAGAACACACAAAGAGCATGCTAGGACCTTCCAAGATTGCTGAGCCTGAGACTGCACGAAGGAGGAGAGAATCACTGGATAGG AGTTTGGCTAGTTTGGAGCCACAGAAAACCACAGTAAAAAGAATAGCGCAGCAACAACGCCTCAAGATCAGCAGTGATCTGCCATTCAGGTCAAACAAGAAAATGTTCGATTCTCAAATGGCAGCTCTTTCCCAGGAAAATTTTAGTGGTAGCTCCAGTTCCTCCATAGTAGAATCGTATGCAAGCAGGCTGCATTCTCCAAGTGAAG TGCTcgatgaaaaaacaaagacATCCGGGCCCCAGCACAGCTCTTTGTTCAAATGGGCAAAGGAACCCGCTGGGTCATCTCAAGGCTCGGAGCAAAAGCATCTTGAGTTACCAGGGCAGATGAGAAGTGCTGGTCAGCCTTCAAAGTTGGCACCATCTTCACCATTATCATTCAGTTATAAGCAGAAGGATGCGAGGGATAGTATCAGTTCATCCAATGTTGCATCCTTTGGAACAACTCATGCCATGCCTAAGTCAAATTCTCTGACCTTCAAAACCACTTTAACTCCTGCAAATGCACGGCCAGATACGTTACCATCAATGACGAGCTCACTGCCTGTGAAAACATTGTCTGGGGAATCTGGAACTGGTTCTACCTTGACTACGAAGAGCAGATACGGTGACCAGGCTATATCATCTTTGGGAAGCACAAAAGGATTGGGCATTTCTCCACAGAATATGGGGGGTATATTTAGAGATCTCAATAAACCATCTTTATCTTCTGAACCTTCTGATCCTGCAGTGGTTCATGGGAAGCCTTTTCGACTTGGTGGAGTTAGTGATACTGTGCAAAGCTCAGTGAAAGGTACACCCCAGGTGGCACCCCAACCTCATGCATTTTCACCAATGTCACAATCGTCTTCGTTCTCTATCAACTTAGGTGCTTCCTCTTCAGCTGCACCACCCACATCAACCATGCAAGCATCACTTTCAAAGAATTCAGATGTTTCATCTCCGGCAGTTTCTTCCATATTCCCACCACAGAAATCAATCCCAGAAACTTCCCCAACAGTACATGAGGGTACTGTGTCTAGCTCCCGTCCATCTATCCCAACACCTGTTAAGGAGTCATCATCTGATCTTGGTAAAAATGAATCTAAACCTGAAGTGACATCAGAGGTAACTGGAACTACAGTCTCTGCAATTGCTACTTCAACAGGCATACCAAccacagaaaacaaaacttcaTTGCTTCAAGTGACCAGTGGCAGTTTACCTTCTAATCCTCCCTCCGCACCTAAAATTGTGCCAGCAGAACCTGCTGCTGTTACATCCACAAGAAAAGATGCAGGGCCAAGCAATCTTTCATCAGATGAAGATGATATGGAAGAGGAGTCTCCTTCTGGAAAGGCAGATCTCAACTTGGGAGCCCTTAGTGGGTTTGGTCTTGGGTCTGCGCCTTCTTCGAGTCCTAAAAAATCCAATCCTTTTGGGAGCTCCTTTGGTACATCAGACAATAAAAGCTCAGGTTCACCTTTTACGTTGACTACCATTCCAGGACAGCTTTTCCGTCCAGCATCACTGAGCATTCCTTCAGCCCAGCCAGCACAGCCATCTCAATCAACTAGCTCGAGTACATTTTCTACTACATTTTCAAGTGGGCTTAGTGGATTTGGACAGCCTGCACAGGTTGGATCAGGACAGCAATCGGGATTTGGGCAGTCTGCACAAATTGGAGCTGGTCAGCAGGCAGGTTTTGGGCAGCCAGCACAAATTCAGTCAGGATTTGGTCAGCCAGCACAAATTCAGTCAGGATTTGGTCAGCCAGCACAAATTCAGTCAGGATTTGGTCAGTCAGCACAAATTGGAGCTGCGCAACAGACAGGATTTGGGCAGCCTGCACAAATTGGGGGTGGACAGCAGTCAGGGTTTGGGCAGCCTGCACAGTTTGGTGGTCAGCAGGCGCTTGGATCTGTTCTGGGTTCTTTTGGACAATCACGCCAGTTGGGAGGCTTTGGTGGATTTGCCGGATCCTCTTCTGGGGCTTTTGCCTCTGTACCTTCCAGTAATTCGGGATTTGCTGGTGCTGCAGCAGGTGGGGCCTTCTCTGCAGCTGCTCCTTCGGTTGGTGGAGGGTTTGCTGCCGCTGCTACCGGTGGAGGGTTTGCTTCTCTTGCCTCCAAAACTGGTGGTTTTGCTGCTGCAGCTACATCTGCTGGTGGTTTTGGAGGTGCTGTCCAGGGAAGTGGCTTCGGTGGTG GTGGTTTTGGAGCTTTTGGCGGTAATAATCAAGGGGCTGCTGGTTTCTCGGCATTTGGTGCTAGTGGCTCGTCTGGACCTGGAAGACCTCCGGCAGATTTTTTGACGCAGATGAGAAAATAG